The following proteins are encoded in a genomic region of Sulfurovum indicum:
- a CDS encoding DoxX family protein encodes MPNNIGKLILRLMVGGMLLFHGISKLQHGVGTIKGMLVGHGLPDILAYGVYVGEIIAPILLILGFHSRIWASIIALNMLMAIWLTNFKGMTTLGAHGAWGAETAMFYLLSALAISFIGSGAYAIRRD; translated from the coding sequence ATGCCAAACAATATCGGAAAACTCATTTTGCGTCTTATGGTAGGAGGCATGCTGCTCTTTCATGGCATCAGTAAGCTGCAACACGGCGTTGGAACGATTAAAGGAATGCTTGTCGGGCACGGCCTGCCTGATATTTTGGCATACGGCGTCTATGTAGGTGAGATCATAGCACCGATCCTGCTGATACTGGGCTTTCACAGCAGGATCTGGGCGAGTATCATCGCTCTGAATATGCTCATGGCGATCTGGTTGACCAATTTCAAAGGTATGACCACATTGGGAGCCCATGGTGCCTGGGGTGCAGAAACAGCAATGTTCTACCTGCTGAGTGCTCTTGCCATTTCCTTTATTGGCTCCGGAGCCTATGCGATCAGGAGAGACTAG
- a CDS encoding DNA-processing protein DprA: MSPLVPHIVPELEMMKRYPSELFYRGDLRLLDRPKVSIVGTRTPSLYTQQMTQDIAKALARRGVCLVSGAAMGVDALVHEAAGTENTIAVLGCGLDIRYPVINSALIASIEKNGLLLSQFNDGFRATNWSFVVRNELVVALGEILIVTEADSRSGSLRSVEFAQKMGKKIFVLPQRLGESRGTNRLLFEAEAEAIYDIEAFASTFGKAVDDNVTKDEFFYFCQTMPTLDQAVKEFGERVYEAELEGVVTIRNGIVCLQ, translated from the coding sequence ATGAGTCCTTTGGTCCCACACATTGTTCCTGAACTTGAAATGATGAAGAGATATCCTTCAGAACTATTTTACCGAGGAGATCTTAGACTGCTTGATCGCCCCAAAGTTTCCATTGTCGGTACACGTACGCCTTCACTTTATACGCAGCAGATGACACAGGATATCGCCAAGGCACTTGCCAGGCGCGGTGTCTGTCTTGTGAGTGGTGCGGCAATGGGGGTGGATGCCCTGGTACATGAAGCAGCAGGTACCGAGAATACCATTGCTGTACTCGGATGTGGGCTTGACATACGCTACCCTGTGATCAACAGTGCTCTTATTGCCTCTATTGAAAAGAATGGCTTGCTTTTGAGTCAGTTCAATGACGGCTTTCGTGCCACCAACTGGAGTTTTGTTGTACGTAACGAACTGGTGGTTGCACTCGGAGAGATACTCATTGTAACCGAGGCGGATAGCAGAAGCGGCTCGTTGCGCTCTGTGGAGTTTGCACAGAAGATGGGGAAAAAGATATTTGTACTGCCGCAGCGTCTTGGGGAGAGCAGGGGTACGAACCGGCTGCTGTTTGAAGCAGAAGCGGAAGCTATTTACGATATTGAAGCATTTGCATCAACTTTTGGAAAAGCTGTGGATGATAATGTGACCAAAGATGAATTTTTCTATTTTTGTCAAACTATGCCGACGCTTGACCAGGCTGTAAAAGAGTTTGGGGAAAGGGTCTATGAAGCAGAGCTGGAAGGGGTTGTCACGATACGCAATGGTATCGTGTGCTTACAGTAG